The following proteins are co-located in the Pseudomonas synxantha genome:
- a CDS encoding HIT family protein: protein MDCIFCSIVRKTSPAHILWEDDQYMAFLSIFPNTPGFSVVIPKQHYGSYAFAQSDEVLAGLAVAAKKTAQQIDRAFPDVARTGMILEGYGVDHLHAKLFPMHGTGQDSAFKPLSSKVDKFFEMYEGYISSHDSVRADDKALSALATHIRTFKSPQP, encoded by the coding sequence ATGGATTGTATTTTCTGCAGCATTGTCCGCAAAACCTCCCCGGCCCATATCCTGTGGGAGGATGACCAATATATGGCGTTCCTGTCGATCTTCCCCAACACACCGGGTTTCAGCGTGGTGATTCCCAAGCAGCATTACGGCAGCTATGCGTTTGCGCAGTCGGATGAAGTGTTGGCAGGGCTCGCGGTCGCAGCAAAGAAAACCGCACAGCAGATCGACCGCGCATTTCCTGATGTGGCGCGTACGGGGATGATCCTGGAAGGGTATGGGGTGGATCACCTGCATGCGAAGTTGTTTCCCATGCATGGAACGGGTCAGGACAGTGCGTTCAAGCCGTTGAGCTCAAAGGTTGATAAGTTTTTCGAGATGTATGAAGGCTATATTTCATCGCATGATTCTGTGCGGGCGGATGATAAAGCGCTGTCAGCGTTGGCGACGCACATCAGGACGTTCAAAAGCCCTCAGCCTTAG
- a CDS encoding Na+/H+ antiporter subunit G, protein MMPLWVEVSVAVLLVVSSVFALIGAIGLLRMKSFFQRMHPPALASTLGAWSVALASIIYFSTLKSGPVLHGWLIPILLSITVPVTTLLLARTALFRKRMAGDDVPAEVSSRR, encoded by the coding sequence ATGATGCCGTTATGGGTTGAAGTGAGCGTAGCCGTGCTGCTGGTAGTGAGCAGCGTGTTTGCACTGATCGGTGCTATCGGCTTGCTGCGGATGAAGAGCTTTTTCCAGCGCATGCACCCACCCGCGCTCGCCTCGACATTGGGCGCATGGAGTGTGGCGTTGGCGTCGATCATCTACTTTTCGACGCTCAAGTCCGGGCCGGTGTTGCACGGCTGGTTGATCCCGATTCTGCTGTCGATCACCGTGCCGGTAACTACCCTGCTGCTGGCGCGCACCGCGTTGTTCCGCAAACGCATGGCCGGTGATGACGTACCGGCCGAGGTTAGCAGCCGTCGCTGA
- a CDS encoding peptidase E — MDKNIMVIGGESSEDMTRMTRIDEHIVALSGKTQPTVLYISTASGDDRAKIADFTLKYQSAGCTVVPLTFFIPPFPAPGHVAALFEQADIIYVAGGNTRALLAIWREFDVAALLKQAQEHGKVLCGVSAGAICWFDHGHSDSGGVYALVDGLGFLPGALCPHFSSEAGRESSFVKLVRLKNIHPAYALDDGVALHFKNGEYHATVHNYTTGSAYKLSSTSEPIARKRPTAL, encoded by the coding sequence ATGGATAAAAACATCATGGTCATCGGCGGCGAGTCCAGCGAAGACATGACGCGCATGACCCGCATCGACGAACATATCGTCGCTTTGTCGGGCAAAACCCAGCCCACGGTGCTCTATATCTCCACCGCCAGTGGCGATGATCGTGCGAAGATTGCCGACTTCACGCTCAAATACCAAAGCGCCGGCTGCACCGTTGTGCCATTGACGTTTTTCATTCCGCCTTTTCCAGCCCCGGGTCATGTTGCCGCGCTGTTTGAACAGGCTGACATCATCTACGTGGCCGGCGGCAACACCCGAGCCTTGCTGGCCATCTGGCGTGAATTTGACGTGGCCGCCCTTTTGAAGCAAGCCCAGGAACACGGCAAAGTGCTTTGCGGCGTCAGTGCCGGCGCCATCTGCTGGTTCGACCATGGGCATTCCGACTCAGGCGGCGTATATGCGCTGGTCGACGGGCTGGGTTTTCTCCCTGGCGCGCTGTGCCCGCACTTCAGCTCAGAGGCGGGGAGAGAATCTTCGTTTGTTAAACTGGTTCGACTTAAAAACATACACCCCGCCTACGCGCTGGATGATGGCGTTGCCCTGCATTTCAAGAACGGTGAATACCACGCGACTGTTCATAACTACACGACTGGTAGTGCATATAAACTCAGCAGCACTTCGGAGCCCATTGCAAGGAAACGCCCTACAGCTCTTTAG
- a CDS encoding Na+/H+ antiporter subunit E, whose translation MKRLFPAPWLSLALWVLWLVLNLSISPGNLLLGALLGFLAPLLMAPLRPLPIRIRRPGVIVRLFFLVGRDVILSNLNVAWGVLTCGTRAPRSRFIKIPLDLRDANGLAVLAMITSVTPGTVWSELALDRSILLLHVFDLDDEAQFIQHFKHAYERPLMEIFE comes from the coding sequence ATGAAGCGTTTGTTCCCTGCTCCGTGGCTGTCATTGGCGTTATGGGTATTGTGGCTGGTGCTGAATCTGTCGATCAGCCCCGGCAACCTGCTGCTGGGCGCGCTGCTGGGCTTTCTTGCACCGTTGCTGATGGCGCCGCTGCGGCCGTTGCCGATCCGCATCCGCCGCCCCGGGGTGATCGTGCGCCTGTTTTTCCTGGTGGGCCGCGACGTGATCCTCTCCAACCTGAATGTGGCCTGGGGCGTCCTGACCTGCGGCACACGAGCGCCGCGCTCGCGCTTTATCAAGATCCCCCTGGACCTGCGCGACGCCAATGGCCTGGCGGTGCTGGCGATGATCACCAGCGTGACCCCAGGCACCGTCTGGTCGGAACTGGCCCTGGACCGCAGCATCCTGCTGTTGCACGTTTTCGACCTGGATGACGAAGCGCAGTTTATCCAGCACTTCAAGCACGCCTATGAACGGCCCCTGATGGAGATCTTCGAATGA
- a CDS encoding GNAT family N-acetyltransferase gives MSLQKEPSHTDSSEKIKLGKLVVGLASSQEQVREAQALRYKVFTEAFSAPALANAEELNVDEFDECCDHLIVRDTATSCVVGTYRVMGPTAAQRMGRYYSEKEFDLSRLDYLKSRIIEAGHACVHPDYRTGSVIMMLWSGLAMYMRREQCDYLVGCASVSLADGGHNAAALYHSFTPKNFAPTEYRVTPYKPFPVHEREAGHTAHMPPLLKGYLRSGAWVCGEPAWDPDFHSADFFMLLPLSKLDGRYARHYFKSSS, from the coding sequence ATGAGTTTGCAGAAGGAGCCCAGTCATACGGACTCAAGTGAGAAGATTAAGCTTGGTAAGTTAGTCGTTGGCCTTGCAAGTAGTCAGGAACAAGTGCGCGAAGCACAGGCACTTCGTTATAAGGTGTTCACTGAAGCTTTCAGTGCACCTGCGTTGGCTAATGCTGAGGAATTAAATGTCGACGAGTTTGATGAGTGTTGCGATCATTTGATTGTTCGTGATACCGCAACGTCGTGCGTGGTGGGTACCTATCGTGTAATGGGACCTACGGCTGCGCAGCGCATGGGGCGCTATTATTCAGAGAAAGAATTTGATCTGAGTCGGCTGGATTATTTAAAGTCTCGCATTATTGAAGCGGGACATGCTTGCGTTCATCCTGACTATCGTACGGGTAGCGTCATCATGATGTTGTGGTCCGGGCTGGCCATGTATATGCGGCGCGAGCAATGTGATTATTTAGTCGGTTGTGCCAGCGTGAGTTTGGCTGATGGTGGTCACAATGCTGCCGCCTTGTACCACTCCTTCACACCAAAAAATTTTGCACCAACCGAATATCGCGTGACGCCTTATAAGCCATTTCCCGTTCACGAACGTGAGGCTGGACATACTGCACATATGCCGCCTTTGTTAAAGGGCTATTTGCGCAGTGGTGCCTGGGTGTGTGGCGAGCCGGCATGGGATCCTGATTTCCATTCGGCTGATTTTTTCATGTTACTGCCATTGTCGAAATTGGATGGCCGTTACGCACGTCATTATTTTAAGTCATCCAGTTGA
- a CDS encoding acyl-CoA dehydrogenase family protein: MFLDEERSVAFELVPHMASALEAASLLELERGESHRLANMFRTIGQPGLAVATTLAGGGVSAVSLAQLHTWVGAHCPSLAVMMTMHHHTVAGVMAASSFLPDIQGLLSAVARDNLLVASGFAEGRAHADILESTMAVEKTAHGYVVNGSKKPCTMTHHFDAITFGVNYIDPDGQTHLGIGVGFAGDSSIERKKFWSVPHLQAADSHEVMFNNLLVPESMMYFSKVVDDQLDDDQQGTGNHLFAIWFQLLASASYLGMASALARRALSSHKGSPDDRALLLTDLQGATMALRGLAVSIDENRFLRRDLARAQATRFAVQEAVNRISTRAFEIIGGMAFMSDEEVAYLLVATRVLAFHPTSRAASSHFLCEQLS; this comes from the coding sequence ATGTTTTTAGACGAAGAAAGAAGTGTGGCCTTTGAGTTGGTTCCACACATGGCATCCGCTCTTGAAGCCGCGTCGCTCCTTGAGCTTGAGCGCGGAGAGTCTCACCGCTTAGCCAATATGTTTAGAACGATTGGCCAGCCAGGGCTTGCGGTCGCAACGACGCTGGCTGGTGGGGGCGTCAGTGCGGTCAGTTTGGCGCAATTACACACCTGGGTCGGTGCACATTGCCCCTCACTGGCGGTGATGATGACCATGCATCACCACACAGTCGCCGGAGTGATGGCGGCCAGTTCTTTCTTGCCTGATATTCAGGGGCTATTAAGCGCCGTTGCGCGCGACAACCTATTAGTTGCCTCTGGATTTGCAGAAGGGCGGGCACACGCTGATATTCTAGAATCAACCATGGCTGTTGAGAAAACAGCCCATGGCTACGTTGTGAATGGAAGCAAGAAACCCTGCACGATGACCCATCACTTTGACGCAATCACGTTCGGGGTTAATTACATTGATCCTGATGGACAGACTCATCTGGGCATAGGCGTGGGTTTTGCTGGCGATTCAAGTATCGAACGGAAAAAGTTCTGGTCTGTACCGCATTTGCAGGCGGCAGACAGTCACGAAGTCATGTTCAATAATCTATTGGTTCCCGAGTCCATGATGTATTTCAGTAAAGTCGTGGATGATCAGCTGGATGATGATCAACAAGGAACGGGTAACCACTTGTTTGCTATCTGGTTTCAGCTGCTGGCTTCGGCTTCCTATCTGGGGATGGCATCAGCTTTGGCCAGGCGGGCATTGTCATCTCATAAAGGTTCGCCGGATGATCGGGCCCTGCTGCTCACTGACCTGCAAGGCGCCACGATGGCGCTGCGTGGCTTGGCTGTTTCGATAGACGAAAATCGTTTTTTGCGTCGTGACTTGGCGCGTGCACAGGCGACAAGGTTTGCGGTGCAGGAAGCCGTAAATCGCATTAGCACGCGCGCCTTCGAAATCATCGGAGGCATGGCATTCATGTCCGATGAAGAAGTCGCTTATCTACTGGTCGCTACGCGTGTATTGGCATTCCATCCGACATCCAGGGCCGCGAGTAGTCACTTTTTGTGTGAGCAACTGAGCTAA
- a CDS encoding K+/H+ antiporter subunit F: MSALLSNAILASLFLFSLAMVLTLIRLFRGPSAQDRVLALDYLYILAMLMMLVLGIRYASDTYFEAALLIALFGFVGSFALAKFLLRGEVIE; encoded by the coding sequence ATGAGCGCCCTGCTCTCCAATGCGATCCTCGCCAGCCTGTTCCTGTTTTCCCTGGCCATGGTGCTGACCCTGATCCGCCTGTTCAGAGGCCCCTCGGCCCAGGACCGGGTACTGGCGCTGGACTACCTGTATATCCTGGCGATGCTGATGATGCTGGTGTTGGGCATCCGGTATGCCAGTGACACCTACTTTGAAGCAGCGTTGTTGATTGCGCTGTTCGGCTTCGTCGGCTCGTTTGCCCTGGCCAAATTCCTGCTGCGTGGGGAGGTGATTGAATGA